The Xenorhabdus doucetiae genome has a window encoding:
- a CDS encoding GNAT family N-acetyltransferase, whose translation MNKQNTTSCLIQSVNVSQWNAIILDWANVENWDMNTDDAACFFNVDPAAFFIAYRGSHPIASISMVNYSDSYSFGGNFIILPEYRNHVCAGRIWQWSMDYAGHRTIGCDGNWDKTQLYGKRGFAIHYRNVRLSGIIRQKITPPAGALPITPANIDEVIQYDAECTGIYRGALLANWFWGKERYGFCTYSSTGISGVIGIRRSQNGYRIGPFFADNADVVETLALTAFAQIPAGLPVSVDVPETDNNDFLPLANEYGLKGLFNTYRMYKGNLIPKGRLDKVKAIASLELG comes from the coding sequence ATGAATAAGCAAAACACTACGTCGTGTCTCATTCAATCAGTCAATGTCAGTCAATGGAATGCGATTATTCTCGATTGGGCGAATGTCGAAAACTGGGATATGAATACGGACGATGCCGCCTGTTTCTTTAATGTCGATCCGGCGGCGTTTTTTATTGCCTATCGTGGGAGCCACCCCATTGCATCAATCTCGATGGTCAATTATTCCGATTCTTATTCGTTCGGTGGCAATTTCATCATTCTGCCAGAATACCGCAACCATGTTTGTGCCGGCAGAATCTGGCAATGGTCGATGGACTATGCCGGACACCGCACCATTGGCTGTGATGGTAACTGGGATAAAACGCAACTCTACGGAAAAAGAGGCTTTGCTATTCATTATCGCAATGTCCGGCTTTCCGGGATCATCAGGCAAAAAATCACCCCACCCGCCGGCGCTCTTCCGATCACACCCGCCAATATTGATGAAGTCATTCAGTATGATGCGGAATGCACCGGCATTTATCGCGGGGCACTACTTGCCAACTGGTTCTGGGGAAAAGAACGTTATGGATTTTGCACTTATTCCAGCACCGGGATTTCCGGCGTCATCGGCATCAGGCGATCACAAAATGGCTACCGAATCGGCCCTTTCTTCGCCGATAACGCCGACGTTGTTGAAACATTGGCCCTGACCGCATTCGCCCAGATCCCGGCGGGTTTACCGGTATCCGTTGATGTTCCCGAAACCGATAACAACGATTTTCTCCCACTGGCGAACGAATATGGGCTAAAGGGGCTTTTTAACACCTACAGAATGTACAAAGGCAATCTCATACCAAAGGGGCGGCTGGATAAGGTCAAAGCCATTGCGTCTTTGGAGTTGGGGTAA
- a CDS encoding group II truncated hemoglobin, producing the protein MANETPTLFEWMGGREVLMKLMATFYAKVEKDELLAPLFKNMKSDHPGHVAMWLEEVLGGEKRYTDERGGFKVMLSRHRGRSIQPEQRKRWVTLLMESADEIGLPADPEFRAAFASYIEWGSRRAEANSQPNAAPSRRETVPKWGWGEAPPGTP; encoded by the coding sequence ATGGCAAATGAAACACCGACCTTATTTGAATGGATGGGAGGCCGTGAGGTACTCATGAAACTCATGGCCACCTTTTATGCCAAGGTCGAAAAAGATGAACTCCTTGCCCCGCTGTTTAAAAACATGAAATCCGATCATCCCGGCCATGTCGCCATGTGGTTGGAAGAAGTGCTCGGTGGGGAAAAACGTTATACCGACGAGCGTGGAGGCTTCAAAGTCATGTTGAGCCGTCACAGGGGCAGAAGCATTCAGCCGGAACAGAGAAAGAGATGGGTCACTTTGCTTATGGAATCAGCGGATGAAATCGGCCTGCCTGCTGATCCTGAATTTCGTGCCGCATTTGCCAGTTATATCGAATGGGGTTCGCGCCGGGCTGAAGCTAATTCTCAACCCAATGCCGCCCCTTCACGCCGCGAAACCGTACCCAAATGGGGCTGGGGAGAGGCGCCTCCGGGCACGCCCTGA